A stretch of Paenibacillus mucilaginosus 3016 DNA encodes these proteins:
- a CDS encoding pectate lyase family protein, with product MTAAASAPSGLLPAVAAASVFPGAQGYGVDTPAGRGGTVIKVTNLNADGAGSLKAALAAKGPRIIVFEVGGVIDLGQQTLVVSEPYVTIAGQTAPSPGITLIRGGMQIKTHDVLMKHIRFRMGDAGAAKGSGYEPDVSTYGANAYNIVIDHCSFAWGVDETLSASGPRFDGPNGTSRKLTFSNNIIAEGLHDSVHAKGPHSMGTLIHDYVTDAAIVGNLFAHNYERNPWFKGFATGVIVNNVIHNPGKWAMRLGYVPGEWTSSTITPQGPKVSIVGNYMRHGVNTVSGLGLVGTNSNSGEAYMEDNKAVDRSGQAVPQTFGGVKLLGSKPSWPASGLTVRPSSEVLAYVTQHAGARPKDRDAVDKRIVSETLNGTGRILNSQNEVGGYPAAAAVTRKLTVPATGIDEWLHQFSVELE from the coding sequence GTGACGGCGGCTGCCTCAGCCCCGTCCGGCCTGCTGCCCGCTGTCGCGGCAGCTTCGGTGTTCCCCGGCGCTCAAGGTTATGGCGTGGACACGCCGGCCGGCCGCGGAGGCACGGTCATCAAGGTCACGAACCTGAATGCGGATGGGGCCGGGTCCCTGAAGGCGGCTCTGGCGGCCAAAGGTCCGCGCATTATTGTGTTCGAGGTGGGGGGCGTCATTGACCTCGGCCAGCAGACGCTGGTCGTATCCGAGCCCTATGTCACCATTGCCGGACAGACCGCTCCTTCTCCGGGGATCACCCTGATCCGCGGCGGCATGCAGATCAAGACGCATGATGTGCTCATGAAGCACATCCGGTTCCGGATGGGCGATGCCGGCGCGGCCAAGGGAAGCGGCTATGAGCCCGATGTCTCGACGTATGGCGCCAATGCCTACAACATCGTGATCGACCACTGCTCGTTCGCCTGGGGTGTCGATGAGACGCTCTCGGCCTCGGGTCCCCGGTTCGACGGACCGAACGGCACCTCCCGGAAGCTGACGTTCAGCAACAACATTATCGCTGAAGGCCTTCATGATTCCGTGCATGCGAAGGGGCCCCACTCCATGGGCACCCTCATCCATGATTACGTGACCGATGCGGCGATCGTCGGCAACCTGTTTGCCCATAACTATGAGCGCAATCCGTGGTTCAAGGGCTTTGCCACCGGGGTGATCGTCAACAACGTGATCCACAACCCGGGCAAGTGGGCGATGCGGCTCGGGTATGTGCCTGGCGAATGGACCTCGTCCACGATCACGCCTCAAGGTCCCAAGGTCAGCATTGTGGGTAACTATATGAGGCATGGGGTGAACACGGTCTCCGGCCTCGGTCTCGTCGGAACGAATTCGAACAGCGGCGAGGCGTACATGGAAGATAACAAGGCGGTGGACCGCTCCGGCCAGGCGGTGCCGCAGACGTTCGGCGGCGTGAAGCTGCTCGGCAGCAAACCGTCCTGGCCGGCCTCCGGCCTGACGGTGCGCCCTTCAAGCGAGGTGCTGGCGTATGTGACGCAGCATGCAGGCGCTCGGCCGAAGGACCGGGACGCGGTGGACAAGCGCATAGTGTCCGAGACGCTCAATGGCACCGGCCGCATCCTGAACAGCCAGAACGAGGTCGGCGGCTATCCGGCTGCCGCGGCGGTTACGCGGAAGCTGACCGTGCCGGCGACCGGGATCGACGAGTGGCTGCACCAGTTCTCGGTGGAGCTGGAGTAG
- a CDS encoding MFS transporter, protein MESSPNSSHSFKIIWTLAFAMVISVMNSTMFNVALPVLRQEFGLTSSEVSWVVTAYIIVYAVGSVTYGKLADRFPLKNLITAGLVLIAAGSLLGLFSTSYWMIIAGRILQSMGASVIPASSMLIPIRYIPGEKRGRALGITSAGMALGTAIGPIIAGFIIGLVSWRFLFLISLLVLVSLPLFRRHLPEERSQPGRTDLAGGLLLAAGIALLLLSITQRSWALFGLTLAVFALFYLRIHRTADPFVSPGIFRNAKYTAGLIIGCMILTLNLCVPYLVPQMLSSVNGLSSMETGVVMFPGALLAALLGLIGGRIADSKGNRFLAACALLLQAASYLLLSTFTGASPLLIAVLLILTNTGLTFAQIGMAGTVSRTLTGRQTGVGMGIYMMASFITGAVGTTLIGAVLDGGSSASSLNPMYQGQGGGAFSSVFLIFAAWIIGFVALYFTVFRRGREKP, encoded by the coding sequence ATGGAAAGCAGCCCTAATTCATCTCACTCATTCAAAATCATCTGGACCCTTGCGTTTGCCATGGTCATCTCGGTGATGAACTCCACCATGTTCAATGTGGCGCTTCCCGTGCTCCGTCAGGAATTCGGGCTGACCTCCTCGGAGGTCAGCTGGGTGGTCACCGCCTATATTATCGTCTATGCCGTCGGATCGGTCACGTACGGCAAGCTCGCGGACCGGTTCCCGCTCAAGAATCTGATCACCGCCGGGCTGGTCCTCATCGCGGCAGGCTCCCTGCTCGGGCTCTTCTCCACGAGCTACTGGATGATCATCGCCGGCCGTATCCTCCAATCGATGGGCGCCTCGGTGATCCCGGCCTCATCCATGCTGATTCCCATTCGCTATATTCCGGGAGAGAAGCGAGGCCGGGCACTTGGCATCACCTCAGCCGGCATGGCGCTCGGAACGGCCATCGGTCCGATCATCGCCGGCTTCATCATCGGGCTGGTCAGCTGGCGCTTCCTGTTCCTGATCTCCCTGCTTGTGCTGGTCTCGCTTCCGCTCTTCCGCAGGCACCTGCCGGAGGAGCGCAGCCAGCCGGGGCGGACAGACCTGGCCGGAGGCCTCCTGCTGGCCGCAGGCATCGCGCTGCTGCTGCTCTCCATCACGCAGCGGAGCTGGGCGCTCTTCGGACTGACCCTGGCCGTATTCGCGCTGTTCTATCTGCGCATTCACCGTACCGCAGATCCGTTCGTCTCGCCCGGCATCTTCCGGAATGCGAAGTACACGGCCGGCCTGATCATCGGGTGTATGATCCTGACGCTCAATCTGTGCGTGCCGTATCTCGTGCCGCAGATGCTCAGCTCCGTGAACGGCCTGTCCTCCATGGAGACGGGAGTGGTCATGTTCCCGGGCGCCCTGCTTGCCGCGCTTCTCGGGCTTATAGGAGGGAGGATCGCCGATTCGAAGGGGAACCGGTTCCTCGCGGCCTGCGCGCTGCTTCTTCAGGCGGCATCCTACCTGCTGCTGTCCACCTTCACCGGGGCGTCACCCCTGCTCATCGCGGTCCTTCTCATCCTGACCAACACCGGACTGACCTTCGCGCAGATCGGGATGGCCGGTACGGTGTCCCGGACGCTGACCGGCAGGCAGACCGGGGTCGGCATGGGCATCTACATGATGGCGAGCTTCATCACCGGAGCGGTCGGCACGACCCTGATCGGGGCGGTGCTCGACGGCGGTTCATCCGCCTCTTCACTGAATCCCATGTATCAGGGGCAGGGAGGAGGGGCCTTCAGCAGCGTCTTCCTGATCTTCGCCGCCTGGATCATCGGCTTCGTCGCCCTCTACTTTACCGTCTTCCGCCGAGGGAGGGAGAAACCGTAG
- a CDS encoding quercetin 2,3-dioxygenase, producing the protein MTVVCTRLPQEMRPYLLRAGEGERYVFGRQVASVMASSQSTGGVFEMVVLSGAKGEEFPLHRHAKSYESVIVLEGKLEFLLNGTYHLLTAGDYVHIPPGTPHAYRMAGHRTKLASYTVPGSISAVYSILGTPYAPVEHPAKPVGAITAEQLEQASAAADIEFLAGPVLWGASSVAEGGVNPGAAAPYVLESGEGDRLLTADQLHSILASQKNTDGEYIFVSSIGPKGDPIVEHYHEHHTETFFCTKGEMTMWANGEEIRLQPGDFLHVPAGTLHSYRLDADYTQVVGLLVSGLFEPFFRTLGDPYEDHIFPSEPGPLRMDRVLGIIHELDLKVVAKSPLDRK; encoded by the coding sequence ATGACTGTTGTATGCACAAGATTGCCGCAAGAAATGAGACCTTATCTGCTTCGTGCCGGAGAAGGCGAACGCTATGTGTTCGGGAGACAAGTCGCCTCGGTGATGGCCAGCTCCCAAAGCACGGGCGGCGTGTTCGAAATGGTGGTGCTCTCCGGAGCCAAAGGGGAGGAATTCCCGCTTCACCGGCATGCTAAGTCCTATGAATCCGTCATCGTGCTCGAAGGCAAGCTGGAGTTCCTGCTGAACGGTACCTATCATCTGCTCACCGCCGGGGATTATGTCCACATTCCACCGGGCACCCCGCATGCTTACCGGATGGCGGGACACCGCACGAAGCTGGCGTCATACACCGTTCCAGGCAGCATCAGTGCGGTGTATTCCATTCTCGGCACCCCGTACGCGCCGGTGGAGCATCCGGCCAAGCCGGTCGGCGCGATCACCGCCGAGCAGTTGGAGCAGGCTTCGGCAGCCGCGGATATCGAGTTCCTGGCTGGCCCGGTGCTGTGGGGTGCTTCCTCCGTCGCAGAGGGAGGGGTGAATCCGGGTGCGGCCGCTCCTTATGTGCTCGAGAGCGGAGAAGGCGACCGGCTGCTGACGGCGGATCAGCTCCACAGCATTCTGGCCTCGCAGAAGAATACGGACGGCGAATACATCTTCGTGTCCTCGATCGGTCCGAAGGGCGACCCGATCGTCGAGCATTATCATGAGCACCACACGGAGACCTTCTTCTGCACCAAAGGGGAGATGACCATGTGGGCGAACGGGGAGGAGATCCGGCTGCAGCCGGGCGACTTCCTGCACGTGCCGGCGGGCACGCTGCACTCTTACCGCCTGGATGCGGACTACACCCAGGTTGTCGGCCTGCTCGTATCCGGCCTGTTCGAGCCGTTCTTCCGCACGCTCGGCGACCCGTATGAAGATCATATCTTCCCGTCCGAGCCGGGGCCGCTCCGGATGGACCGCGTCCTCGGCATCATTCATGAACTCGATCTCAAGGTAGTGGCGAAGTCTCCGCTGGACCGCAAGTAA
- a CDS encoding AraC family transcriptional regulator encodes MGSPVRPYPIEHAFADGTPISFHPVQADRHFDVHTHPFHEIAYIAEGIGTLAAGRDAIPVAKGDLIFIPKDREHVFQPQRHSTLEVLNCLFKEEVLDPPQGLSGYLIFDDMAEITGMFRECTDCIKVREQAGEFARLMYALKLELSWKQTGFRYKLYIYLMDMLTRIRQTSPFCSAPRPAADPVQFAVDYIHKAYRNPMPLEEFCRSLGISLRQFQRRFKAETGRTYTQMLQDVRVRVSCDLLLDTDWNIQTVAQEVGLQDMKHFYRLFRERCAMTPHELRLQIGGESRPSPERRNHS; translated from the coding sequence ATGGGTTCACCGGTACGGCCCTATCCCATAGAGCATGCGTTTGCGGACGGAACCCCGATTTCCTTCCACCCCGTACAGGCCGACCGTCATTTTGATGTGCATACGCATCCCTTCCATGAGATCGCGTATATCGCCGAAGGAATCGGCACACTTGCAGCTGGACGAGATGCCATCCCCGTTGCCAAGGGAGATCTCATCTTCATTCCGAAGGACCGGGAGCATGTCTTCCAGCCGCAAAGGCATTCGACCCTGGAGGTCTTGAACTGTCTGTTCAAGGAAGAGGTGCTGGACCCTCCGCAGGGGTTGTCCGGTTACCTCATTTTCGATGATATGGCCGAGATCACCGGCATGTTCCGGGAGTGCACGGACTGCATCAAGGTCAGGGAGCAGGCCGGCGAATTTGCGAGGCTCATGTATGCGCTGAAGCTGGAGCTGAGCTGGAAGCAGACAGGGTTCCGCTACAAGCTCTATATTTATCTCATGGACATGCTGACCCGCATCCGCCAGACGAGCCCCTTCTGTTCCGCCCCGCGTCCGGCGGCGGATCCCGTGCAGTTCGCCGTGGACTACATTCACAAAGCTTACAGGAATCCGATGCCCCTGGAGGAATTCTGCCGGTCACTCGGGATATCCTTACGGCAGTTTCAGCGCAGATTCAAAGCCGAGACGGGCCGGACTTATACGCAGATGCTGCAGGATGTCCGGGTCCGGGTGAGCTGCGATCTTCTCCTTGATACGGACTGGAACATTCAGACCGTAGCCCAGGAAGTGGGCCTTCAGGATATGAAGCACTTCTACCGGCTGTTCAGGGAGCGGTGCGCCATGACTCCCCACGAGCTGCGCCTGCAGATTGGCGGAGAGTCCCGGCCGAGCCCGGAGCGCAGGAACCATTCTTAG
- a CDS encoding PLP-dependent aminotransferase family protein produces MWKPDRSSKTPMYLQIADYVERSISLGEYPPGSFLPSERRLAERIGVNRSTVVQAYEELRAKGIVESSVGSGTMVSREVWGIRPGLSPDWRHYVQGGTFARSLPYLRRIREVLQERPSIINMASGELSADLFPNEQIIQVMKEVPFEAHLGYDDPQGYYPLRETLSGFMRRELGIHTTESSILITSGSQQSLFLILQCLLAPGDAVAVEDPSYCGSLAMFQSAGIRTFPLPVREDGIDPRDVETLFKEHRIRMVFLNPNYQNPTGTTLHPDKRRPLLNLAAELGIPIVEDDPFSLTDFEGNPPPSLKSIDEHGTVLYIGSLSKIAASGLRIGWLIAPSTVVQRLADARQQIDFGLSIIPQWTANAFMRSGNFGEHLSFLQQALAHKQDLLIRSLERELGDEVRFTAARGGLSLWCGLRRPVDDLKLLEEAVKRGVVYTPGAVYGSVPGHIRLSFARPPASRIEEGIFGLAQALRFLQV; encoded by the coding sequence ATGTGGAAACCGGATCGCAGCAGCAAAACACCGATGTACTTGCAAATCGCGGATTATGTGGAGCGGAGCATCTCTCTCGGGGAATACCCGCCCGGCAGCTTCCTGCCTTCCGAACGCAGGCTCGCCGAGCGGATCGGAGTCAACCGCAGCACCGTGGTCCAGGCCTATGAGGAGCTGCGTGCCAAGGGGATCGTCGAAAGCTCGGTGGGCAGCGGAACGATGGTAAGCCGGGAGGTCTGGGGCATCCGCCCCGGCCTCTCCCCGGACTGGCGGCATTATGTGCAGGGCGGCACCTTCGCCCGGAGCCTCCCGTACCTCCGCCGGATCCGGGAGGTACTGCAGGAGCGGCCTTCCATCATCAACATGGCGAGCGGCGAGCTCTCGGCCGACCTGTTCCCGAATGAACAAATCATACAGGTGATGAAGGAAGTGCCCTTCGAAGCGCATCTCGGGTATGACGACCCCCAGGGCTATTATCCGCTCCGGGAGACCCTGTCCGGCTTCATGCGCCGGGAGCTGGGCATTCACACCACGGAATCCTCGATTCTGATCACCTCCGGCTCGCAGCAGTCGCTGTTCCTGATCCTTCAATGCCTGCTTGCGCCCGGGGACGCCGTGGCGGTCGAAGATCCTTCCTACTGCGGCTCCCTGGCCATGTTCCAATCGGCAGGTATCCGGACCTTCCCCCTGCCGGTCCGCGAGGACGGAATCGATCCGCGGGACGTGGAGACCCTGTTCAAGGAGCACCGGATCCGGATGGTCTTCCTGAATCCGAACTACCAGAATCCGACGGGAACGACGCTTCACCCGGACAAAAGAAGGCCGCTCCTGAACTTGGCGGCCGAGCTCGGCATTCCGATCGTGGAGGATGACCCCTTCAGTCTCACCGACTTTGAAGGAAACCCTCCTCCCTCCCTCAAATCCATTGACGAACACGGAACCGTCCTCTACATCGGCTCCCTGTCCAAGATTGCCGCGTCCGGGCTGCGCATCGGGTGGCTGATCGCTCCGAGCACGGTCGTACAGCGGCTGGCGGATGCGCGGCAGCAGATCGATTTTGGCCTCAGCATCATCCCCCAGTGGACCGCGAATGCGTTCATGCGCTCCGGCAATTTCGGGGAGCATCTGAGCTTCCTGCAGCAGGCGCTGGCGCACAAGCAGGACCTCCTGATCCGCTCTCTCGAGCGGGAGCTGGGGGATGAGGTGCGCTTTACGGCGGCCCGCGGCGGCCTGAGTCTGTGGTGCGGCCTTCGCCGGCCGGTCGACGACCTGAAGCTGCTGGAGGAAGCGGTGAAGCGGGGCGTCGTCTATACCCCCGGGGCGGTGTACGGCTCCGTGCCCGGCCATATCCGGCTCAGCTTTGCGCGCCCGCCGGCCTCCCGGATCGAGGAAGGCATCTTCGGCCTCGCCCAGGCTCTTCGTTTCCTCCAAGTGTGA
- a CDS encoding CBO0543 family protein, which translates to MSPDQQASFEHLRQMKKQYSSELMDYWIRYSNIDTWQFWACVVLLFGPLVLLYFMLDRSKAFHMGFFGYSIHVLTFYADNFGVTYGLWDYPYKAIPFLPMSLMIDASLVPVFFMLVYQWCVNHHKSKLLFLTATSVCFAFVIKPILSLAGLFLLFEWMNFFYLFLAYMFVTLGAMLLTAIFRWLMRSAIHRIP; encoded by the coding sequence ATGAGTCCGGATCAACAAGCCTCCTTCGAGCACTTGAGACAGATGAAAAAACAGTATTCCTCCGAACTCATGGATTATTGGATCCGCTATTCCAACATCGATACATGGCAGTTCTGGGCCTGCGTCGTACTGCTGTTCGGCCCCCTGGTCCTGCTTTATTTCATGCTGGACCGCAGCAAGGCATTCCACATGGGATTTTTCGGCTACAGCATCCATGTATTAACGTTCTATGCGGATAACTTCGGTGTGACCTACGGACTTTGGGATTATCCTTACAAAGCGATCCCCTTTCTACCGATGAGCCTCATGATTGATGCTTCTCTCGTGCCGGTGTTTTTTATGCTCGTGTACCAGTGGTGTGTGAATCATCACAAATCCAAGCTGCTCTTCCTCACGGCAACCAGCGTGTGCTTTGCTTTTGTTATCAAACCGATCCTGTCACTCGCCGGACTGTTCCTGCTCTTCGAGTGGATGAATTTCTTCTATCTCTTCCTGGCCTATATGTTCGTGACGCTTGGAGCCATGCTTCTAACCGCCATTTTCAGATGGCTGATGAGGTCCGCCATTCATAGGATTCCTTGA
- a CDS encoding glycerate kinase, whose amino-acid sequence MRIIVAPDSYKGSLDAVAVARAMERGIRTVFQDAEIVKVPIADGGEGTLEALVAATGGMLMQEKVTGPMGRPVNARWGILGDGATGVIEMAEASGLPLVPAGQRNPLRTTTYGTGELIKAALDRGLRKLIIGLGGSATNDGGAGMAQALGVKLLDDTGEELPPGGAALRGLHHIDLSQLDPRLADTRIDVACDVNNPLCGPRGASAVYGPQKGAEPVMVQRLDEALHAFAVKAREATGRDIAEQPGAGAAGGLGAGLLYFTNARLMPGIRLVLDAVEFERRLEGADFVLTGEGATDAQTTNGKAPVGVAAAARRAGVPAVCLSGSLGQGAEEVLNHGIDGLMSIVPGPMDLPSCLAAAEELVEAASARMCRLIRIGMQL is encoded by the coding sequence TTGCGTATTATTGTGGCTCCGGATTCGTACAAAGGCAGCCTGGACGCCGTCGCTGTCGCTCGCGCGATGGAGCGGGGAATCCGTACGGTGTTCCAGGACGCCGAAATAGTGAAAGTGCCCATCGCGGACGGTGGCGAAGGCACGCTCGAAGCGCTTGTTGCAGCCACGGGAGGCATGCTTATGCAAGAGAAGGTCACCGGTCCGATGGGAAGACCGGTGAACGCCCGTTGGGGTATACTTGGCGACGGGGCAACAGGTGTGATCGAAATGGCGGAGGCGTCCGGGCTGCCGCTGGTGCCCGCCGGTCAGCGCAATCCGCTAAGGACGACCACCTACGGCACTGGAGAGCTGATCAAGGCGGCACTGGACCGCGGGCTGCGCAAGCTGATCATCGGACTCGGGGGCAGCGCGACCAACGACGGGGGCGCCGGCATGGCACAAGCCTTGGGGGTTAAGCTGCTGGATGATACAGGAGAGGAGCTTCCTCCGGGCGGTGCGGCTTTACGCGGACTTCACCACATTGACCTGTCGCAGCTTGACCCGCGGTTGGCGGATACCCGGATTGATGTCGCTTGCGATGTCAATAATCCGCTGTGCGGTCCCCGCGGCGCTTCCGCAGTCTACGGTCCCCAGAAGGGGGCTGAGCCTGTAATGGTGCAGCGGTTGGATGAAGCGCTGCATGCCTTTGCCGTCAAGGCCCGGGAAGCCACTGGCCGGGATATAGCCGAGCAGCCGGGGGCTGGAGCAGCCGGAGGCCTCGGCGCCGGCCTGCTGTACTTCACGAACGCGAGGCTGATGCCGGGCATCCGGCTTGTGCTGGATGCGGTCGAGTTCGAACGCAGACTGGAGGGTGCGGATTTTGTGCTGACTGGAGAGGGCGCGACCGATGCACAGACCACTAATGGCAAGGCTCCAGTAGGGGTTGCCGCGGCCGCCAGGAGGGCGGGAGTGCCTGCGGTATGTCTGTCCGGCAGTCTGGGACAAGGGGCGGAGGAAGTCCTGAACCATGGGATCGACGGCCTGATGAGTATCGTTCCCGGGCCTATGGATCTCCCGTCCTGCTTGGCCGCAGCGGAGGAACTGGTGGAAGCGGCAAGCGCACGAATGTGTCGATTGATCCGCATCGGCATGCAGCTCTGA
- a CDS encoding CPBP family intramembrane glutamic endopeptidase, with translation MEPSAEEKGKDNRAANLLADAEGRIGMPWRVLLGWMSFVAGLGLAVAVALTAAGYGFPTLAQQVMLAAVTSGVAVPLIYLLRRYADRRPWSGLGLTALPAGVPYALLGAGLLFAMTAAALALGSLLGWLRVTGLHLPAETLLVILVNVPIAFFYEAFPEELAFRGYIYRNLNTRLPRWLALVLQVVLFVLAPVALLAMLIAAGLGSWDSLTAEYILTLIFFGTALQLSRILSGNLWMCIGYHLAWLETVRYIVVPGDGAIVEVEYLSTNGYLLIHIGTIVLSVIALLWWSLRGKKPPVDWKGTEPDEGKGSREFGNKEAKKEA, from the coding sequence GTGGAACCATCTGCCGAAGAGAAGGGGAAGGATAACCGTGCCGCGAACCTGCTGGCGGATGCGGAAGGGCGCATCGGCATGCCCTGGAGGGTGCTGCTGGGCTGGATGTCCTTCGTCGCCGGTCTGGGACTGGCCGTGGCGGTGGCCCTGACCGCGGCGGGCTACGGCTTCCCGACGCTTGCCCAGCAGGTGATGCTGGCCGCCGTTACGTCGGGCGTCGCGGTCCCGCTGATCTATCTCCTGCGTCGGTATGCCGACCGGCGTCCCTGGAGCGGGCTTGGGCTCACGGCGCTGCCTGCGGGCGTTCCGTATGCCCTGCTCGGGGCGGGGCTGCTCTTTGCCATGACGGCCGCGGCCCTTGCGCTCGGCAGCCTGCTGGGCTGGCTCCGGGTGACCGGCCTGCATCTGCCCGCCGAGACCCTTCTCGTGATCCTGGTCAATGTGCCGATTGCCTTCTTCTATGAAGCTTTCCCGGAGGAGCTTGCTTTCCGCGGGTATATCTACCGGAACCTGAACACTCGGCTGCCGCGATGGCTGGCGCTGGTGCTGCAGGTGGTCCTCTTCGTGCTCGCCCCTGTGGCGCTGCTTGCCATGCTGATCGCTGCAGGACTGGGTTCCTGGGATTCGCTGACCGCCGAGTACATCCTCACGCTGATCTTCTTCGGTACAGCGCTGCAGCTGAGCCGGATCCTCTCCGGCAATCTGTGGATGTGCATCGGGTACCATCTTGCATGGCTGGAGACCGTCCGGTATATCGTCGTCCCCGGGGACGGGGCCATCGTGGAGGTGGAATATCTCTCGACGAACGGCTACCTGCTGATCCATATAGGAACCATTGTACTCAGTGTGATCGCTCTCCTTTGGTGGTCCCTCCGGGGAAAGAAACCGCCGGTGGATTGGAAGGGAACCGAGCCGGATGAGGGCAAGGGGAGCCGGGAGTTCGGCAATAAAGAAGCAAAGAAAGAAGCATAA
- a CDS encoding GNAT family N-acetyltransferase, whose amino-acid sequence MNIRPWQESDKPFIVSLALRFAEGELMGWRDPALMKEAQLRIAQESVDRPEPGTEVFVAEEENGKRLGFLEVKPHKDALTGIEQGSIVAVAVAPESEGGGVGRRLLLKAEEWAREQGFKQIVLSVFAGNERALNLYKQLNYEADVVKMVKEL is encoded by the coding sequence ATGAACATCAGACCCTGGCAGGAGTCCGATAAGCCGTTTATCGTTTCCTTAGCCCTGCGTTTTGCGGAAGGGGAGCTCATGGGCTGGCGCGATCCTGCCCTGATGAAAGAAGCGCAGCTTCGCATCGCACAGGAATCGGTGGACCGGCCGGAACCGGGAACCGAAGTGTTCGTGGCGGAAGAGGAGAACGGAAAGCGCTTGGGTTTCCTGGAGGTCAAGCCTCATAAGGATGCCCTGACCGGGATCGAGCAGGGAAGCATTGTGGCTGTTGCGGTTGCCCCGGAAAGCGAAGGCGGGGGAGTCGGCAGGAGACTTCTCTTGAAGGCCGAAGAATGGGCGCGCGAGCAGGGCTTCAAACAAATCGTGCTGAGCGTCTTCGCGGGCAACGAGCGTGCCCTGAACCTGTACAAGCAGCTGAATTATGAGGCCGATGTAGTGAAGATGGTGAAGGAGCTCTAG